A single window of Nicotiana sylvestris chromosome 3, ASM39365v2, whole genome shotgun sequence DNA harbors:
- the LOC138888516 gene encoding uncharacterized protein, which translates to MGLLQPVPQTRQNPASPAYRAGTRCAYHSGAKVHDTDDCWTLKRAVENLIEQRKIVLRDEDVPNVTNNPLPAHNNGPIIGMICEDKEFDPALKAIIAIADEEKKPKAAPKKDKGEKKKETTPPKSEKKIKVEIGATPPKDVVLYVPQGRKEKQMTLSPPRRFELNKTTQMYVPKGAYVMQGPIKPSRLNEPVVIGHAPQKPMKDPTVVPWNYNKTMVTYKGKEIPGEVHENNPVEKYSNLEEVNNSTRKRFPLKKPVSAEEAEAFFQNMKMADYEVIDQLQKFPEQVSLLALLLNSAEYQKVLIKTLNEAYVPVDTSVEQLERMAERFFAINQITFSKNDLPSEGAAHNKALHLTVKCKGHYVKRVMLDGGSGVDICPLSTLQRMEIGTEIIRPNNVCVRAFDGIKRDTIREIDLILTIGPIDFEVTFQVLDMDTSYNFLLGRPWIHAAGAVPSTLHQMVKFEHEDQEIMVHGEDEQSIYRDPSVPCLEEREGSEHIVYQAFKIVVVDQYKEENPCPQPFLSNASIMVAKEMIRHGFKLGKGLGKSLQGIVELITLPTSEKFFGVGFRPTPADIRWADDRKNDGWVLP; encoded by the coding sequence ATGGGTCTACTACAGCCTGTTCCTCAAACTAGGCAaaacccagcatcacccgcttacaGAGCTGGTACCCGATGTGCCTATCACTCAGGGGCAAAAGTGCACGACACGGATGATTGCTGGACTCTGAAGAGAGCCGTGGagaacttgatagaacaaaggaagatagtgctGAGAGatgaagatgttcccaatgtgaccaacaacccactgccagcccacaacaacgggccgataattggaatgatttgtgaggataaggaatttgacccagcattgaaggccatcattgccattgctgacgaagaaaagaaaccaaaagctgcCCCGAAGAAAgataaaggggagaaaaagaaagaaaccaCCCCTCCAAAGTCAGAGAAGAAAATTAAAGTTGAGATCGGGGCAACGCCtcccaaagatgttgttctctaCGTCCCTCAAGGCCGTAAAGAAAAGCAGATGACATTGAGTCCTCCCAGGAGATTCGAGCTGAACAAAACAACCCAGATGTATGTGCCCAAGGGGGCTTATGTGATGCAGGGGCCAATTAAGCCATcgaggctgaatgagcccgtggttattggacaCGCGCCACAGAAGCCCATGAAAGATCCCACTGTTGtgccctggaactacaacaaaacgaTGGTGACCTATAAGGGCAAAGAAATCCCAGGAGAAGTTCATGAAAATAACCCTGTTGAAAAGTATTCCAatttggaagaggtgaacaactctactagaaagcgcttcccacttaagaagcccgtgagtgccgaagaagcggaggctttctttcaaaacatgaaaatggCAGATTATGAGGTGATTGACCAGCTTCAAAAATTTCCCGAACAAGTCTCCTTGTTGGCTTTGTTGCTGAACTCCGCCGAATATCagaaggtattgatcaagacccttaacgaagcatatgtgcctgttgacacttctgtagagcagttggagagaatggcagaaagatttttcgcaatcaaccagatcactttcagcaaaaatgatttgCCCTCAGAAGGGGCCGCACATAACAAAGCCCTGCACCTAACAGTCAAATGCAAAGGGCACtacgtgaaaagggttatgttggacggaggctctGGAGTAGACATTTGCCCACTTTCAACTCTACAGCGCATGGAAATCGGGACCGAaataatccgacccaacaatgtctgcgtacgtgccttcgatggcatcaaaagggacacaattAGAGAGATCGATCTAATTCTGACCATCGGCCCAAtagactttgaagtaaccttccaggttctagacatggacacatcctacaactttcttttggggaggccatggattcatgcagcgggGGCTGTACCTtctactcttcatcagatggtgaagttcgagcatGAGGATCAAGAGATcatggtccacggagaagatgagcaatcaatttatcgggacccatcagtcccatgtcttgaagAAAGAGAGGGGAGTGAGCACATAGTTTATCAGGCTTTTAAAATTGTGGTTGTAGACCAGTACAAAGAAGAAAACCCTTGCCCCCAACCCttcctttctaatgcatcaatcatggtggccaaagaaatgatccgacatggcTTCAAACTGGGGAAGGGACTTGGGAAATCATTGCAAGGGATAGTTGAACTTATCACACTGCCCACCAGTGAAAAGTTCTTCGGGGTAGGCTTCCGACCCACTCCAGCTGATATAAGATGGGcagatgatagaaagaatgatggttgggtcttgccttaG
- the LOC104223079 gene encoding pectinesterase/pectinesterase inhibitor PPE8B-like yields the protein MTSGAMWFIAVIAILPLLLCGEGQRVQTPQAIVAKDGSGNYTTITDAIISAPNNSVNKYNIIIKHGTYYEYIQVDKWKTNIVLIGQGMDNTIISGNKSYGGDGIKTSLTATVGVNGKGFMAQDITFRNNAGRENQQAVALRAEADFLTFYRCRFDGFQDTLYTKEGRQFYRDCEIFGTIDFICGDATAVFQNSLIEARLPLPNQYNTITAQHRELFNLTTGIVLQNCTLKATQELEKMGNVTTYLGRPWGNFSRTVVMHSYIDHFINPRGWVEFITESLLQPFYLEYENRGPGAITDGRVEWASVTRDSEIASKFTVRHFIGGDKWIPADVPYYLDLHE from the exons ATGACATCTGGAGCTATGTGGTTTATTGCAGTTATAGCCATTTTGCCACTCCTATTATGTGGTGAAGGCCAACGGGTGCAAACACCTCAGGCAATTGTTGCTAAAGATGGCTCCGGGAATTACACCACAATAACGGATGCCATAATTTCAGCACCAAATAACAGtgtaaataaatacaacattataATTAAGCACGGGACGTATTATGAATATATTCAAGTAGATAAATGGAAGACAAACATAGTCCTAATCGGTCAAGGCATGGACAATACTATAATATCAGGGAATAAGAGCTATGGCGGCGATGGCATCAAGACAAGTCTCACTGCTACTGTGG GTGTCAATGGGAAGGGCTTCATGGCCCAAGATATCACATTTAGGAATAATGCTGGACGAGAGAACCAACAAGCAGTAGCATTAAGAGCAGAAGCTGACTTTCTTACTTTCTATAGGTGTCGTTTCGACGGCTTTCAAGACACCTTATACACAAAAGAAGGCCGACAATTCTACAGGGATTGTGAAATATTTGGCACCATAGATTTCATCTGTGGTGATGCAACAGCCGTGTTCCAAAACTCCTTAATTGAAGCACGTCTACCACTGCCCAACCAATATAATACAATCACAGCACAACATAGAGAACTTTTTAACTTAACAACGGGAATAGTGCTGCAAAACTGCACACTAAAAGCAACTCAGGAGTTGGAGAAAATGGGTAATGTTACCACATATTTAGGTCGACCGTGGGGTAATTTCTCTAGGACAGTGGTCATGCATAGTTACATTGACCATTTTATAAATCCAAGAGGATGGGTTGAATTTATAACCGAGTCGTTACTTCAGCCATTCTATCTTGAGTATGAGAATAGAGGACCAGGCGCAATCACAGATGGACGAGTGGAGTGGGCCTCTGTCACTAGAGATTCAGAGATTGCATCAAAATTCACGGTCAGACACTTCATAGGAGGTGACAAATGGATTCCCGCCGATGTTCCGTATTATTTAGATCTTCATGAATAG